One window of the Ureibacillus sp. FSL W7-1570 genome contains the following:
- a CDS encoding LegC family aminotransferase, whose amino-acid sequence MNEQWIQFANEIKKMYGKDVVPLHEPTFDEKEIEYVTECIKTGWVSSVGSYVTRFEEELAKFVGAKRAVAVVNGTAALHIALKIVGVEENDEVLMPSLTFVATANAASYLGAIPHFVDVSYETLGMDPIKLNKHLEEIGVLRNGKLYNKQTGRRIAAVVPMHTFGHPVDLDGLLEVCDKFNLVLVEDAAESLGSYYKGKHTGTFGKVAAFSFNGNKIVTTGGGGAIVTNDDALADYAKHLTTTAKIPHRWEYVHDEIGYNYRMPNINAALGCAQLEKIKVFLRKKKLLTEKYEQLICNLEGVQLFKQPLNSESNYWLQTLILEDSLNRNKVLSFLNDNGVMSRPIWQPLHELKMYKNNPMMEMNTTMQLKQKIVNIPSAPIL is encoded by the coding sequence ATGAATGAACAATGGATTCAATTTGCAAATGAAATCAAAAAAATGTATGGAAAAGATGTTGTTCCTTTACATGAACCGACTTTTGATGAAAAAGAAATCGAATATGTGACAGAGTGTATTAAAACAGGTTGGGTCTCATCAGTTGGTTCTTATGTTACTCGATTTGAAGAAGAATTAGCGAAATTCGTTGGTGCAAAGCGGGCAGTTGCCGTTGTAAATGGTACTGCCGCTTTGCATATTGCGCTTAAAATTGTAGGGGTAGAAGAAAATGATGAAGTCTTAATGCCATCATTGACATTTGTTGCCACTGCCAATGCAGCGTCTTATCTAGGAGCTATTCCACATTTTGTTGATGTTTCTTATGAAACTTTAGGAATGGACCCAATAAAATTGAATAAACATTTAGAAGAAATTGGTGTTCTAAGAAATGGAAAGCTCTATAATAAGCAAACTGGTAGACGGATTGCTGCTGTTGTTCCAATGCATACCTTTGGGCATCCTGTAGATTTGGATGGACTACTCGAAGTATGCGATAAATTCAATTTAGTATTAGTAGAAGATGCGGCTGAATCATTAGGTTCTTATTATAAAGGAAAACATACAGGCACGTTTGGAAAAGTAGCCGCATTTAGTTTTAATGGGAATAAAATTGTTACAACTGGCGGCGGGGGAGCAATTGTAACGAATGATGATGCGTTGGCTGATTATGCGAAACATCTAACAACCACCGCTAAAATTCCACATCGTTGGGAATATGTACATGACGAAATTGGCTATAACTATCGAATGCCGAATATTAATGCGGCGTTGGGATGTGCGCAACTTGAGAAAATAAAAGTTTTCTTACGAAAAAAGAAATTATTAACAGAAAAATATGAACAATTAATATGTAATTTAGAAGGTGTACAACTTTTTAAGCAACCGTTGAACAGTGAGAGTAACTATTGGTTACAAACTTTAATTTTAGAAGATTCATTAAATCGAAATAAAGTACTCTCTTTTTTAAATGATAATGGTGTAATGAGTCGTCCAATTTGGCAGCCTCTTCATGAACTAAAAATGTATAAAAATAATCCGATGATGGAAATGAATACAACAATGCAATTAAAACAGAAAATTGTGAATATTCCAAGTGCACCAATATTATAA
- the neuC gene encoding UDP-N-acetylglucosamine 2-epimerase translates to MKRKICVVTATRAEYGLLCNLMKRIQEDEEFELQIVATGMHLSPEFGLTFHQIEKDGFFINEKVEILISSDSPQGVVKSMGLANISFADVFERLKPDLIIILGDRFEMLSVAQTALIMQIPIAHIHGGECTFGAYDDAIRHSITKMATWHFTSCETHRKRVIQLGEHPSRVWNVGALGVDNIINLKLMNKEELFSELNLDTNKELFLITYHPETNGDISGIGVLLKVLERYKDKNLVFTKSNADNGGRFINQQIFKFVEKNKNAYLFDSLGQLRYLSAMKYAELVIGNSSSALIEAPYLHTPSVNIGNRQAGRERPNSVFDSKPEYEMLLQTIDKALHFKGPYEQIYGNGKASLKIMDILKSIENFYIVKEFYDK, encoded by the coding sequence ATGAAACGTAAAATTTGCGTAGTTACAGCTACTCGTGCTGAATATGGATTACTATGTAACTTAATGAAAAGGATACAAGAAGATGAAGAATTTGAATTACAAATAGTTGCTACCGGTATGCATTTGTCACCTGAATTTGGACTAACCTTCCATCAAATAGAAAAAGATGGGTTTTTTATTAATGAAAAAGTAGAAATTCTTATATCTTCTGATAGCCCTCAGGGAGTAGTAAAATCGATGGGCTTAGCAAATATTAGTTTTGCTGATGTGTTTGAAAGATTAAAACCGGATTTAATAATTATTTTAGGAGATCGTTTTGAAATGTTGTCGGTTGCCCAAACTGCTCTAATTATGCAAATTCCAATTGCTCATATACACGGGGGAGAATGTACATTCGGTGCTTATGATGATGCAATAAGACATTCAATAACAAAGATGGCAACATGGCATTTTACAAGTTGTGAAACCCATCGTAAACGCGTAATTCAACTTGGGGAGCATCCAAGTAGAGTTTGGAATGTAGGAGCTTTAGGTGTTGATAACATTATTAATTTAAAATTAATGAACAAAGAAGAACTTTTTTCTGAATTAAATTTAGATACGAACAAAGAACTTTTTTTAATAACCTATCATCCAGAAACGAATGGAGATATATCAGGGATTGGAGTATTACTCAAGGTGTTGGAACGTTATAAAGATAAAAATTTAGTTTTTACAAAATCCAATGCGGATAACGGGGGTAGATTTATTAATCAACAAATTTTTAAGTTTGTAGAGAAAAATAAAAATGCATATTTATTTGATTCGTTAGGGCAGCTACGTTATTTAAGTGCAATGAAATATGCAGAATTAGTGATTGGTAATTCTTCCAGTGCACTAATAGAAGCGCCATATTTACATACACCAAGTGTGAATATTGGGAATAGGCAGGCGGGAAGAGAACGTCCAAATTCTGTATTCGATTCAAAGCCGGAATATGAAATGTTACTACAAACTATAGATAAAGCATTACATTTTAAAGGACCTTATGAGCAAATATACGGTAATGGAAAAGCATCTTTAAAAATCATGGATATATTAAAAAGTATTGAAAATTTTTATATCGTTAAGGAGTTTTATGATAAATGA
- the neuB gene encoding N-acetylneuraminate synthase — MNKIYIIAEAGVNHNGSLEIAKKLVDVAKMAGADAVKFQTFKTENLVTKTAQQANYQIENLGEATSQFEMLKQLELSFDEFAQLQEYCKTQNIEFLSTPFDFESVDFLFDDLKISIAKIPSGELTNLPLIHYIATKQKPIILSTGMATIDEIHEALAFIAFGFANPKDFVSLERVNEFYKTQEAKNILKTYVTILHCTTEYPAPFETINLKAMEQMEKEFELPVGLSDHSKGISVPIAATALGARVIEKHFTLDRTMEGPDHLASLEPDELKEMVKSIREVELALGTGKKEPSFIELENRKAARKSLVAKKSIKAGEVFNKGNLTIKRPGSGIPSKYYWSYIGKISKKSYKKDDLIDE; from the coding sequence ATGAATAAAATTTATATTATTGCCGAAGCAGGAGTGAATCATAACGGTTCACTTGAAATTGCAAAAAAATTAGTGGATGTTGCCAAAATGGCTGGTGCAGATGCCGTAAAATTCCAAACCTTTAAAACTGAAAATCTTGTAACAAAAACCGCACAACAAGCAAATTATCAAATTGAAAATTTAGGTGAAGCGACTTCTCAATTTGAAATGCTGAAACAATTGGAATTGAGCTTCGATGAATTTGCTCAGTTGCAAGAATATTGCAAGACTCAAAATATTGAATTTTTATCGACACCCTTTGATTTTGAGAGTGTCGATTTTCTTTTCGATGATTTGAAGATTTCAATTGCCAAAATACCTTCTGGAGAGTTAACAAATTTACCGCTTATTCATTATATTGCAACAAAGCAAAAGCCTATTATTTTATCCACCGGAATGGCGACGATAGATGAAATTCATGAAGCTTTGGCATTTATCGCATTTGGTTTTGCCAATCCAAAAGATTTTGTTTCATTGGAACGGGTCAATGAATTTTATAAAACACAAGAAGCAAAAAATATTTTGAAAACATATGTAACAATTTTGCATTGTACCACTGAATATCCAGCACCATTTGAAACTATCAATTTAAAGGCAATGGAGCAAATGGAAAAGGAATTTGAATTACCAGTGGGATTATCGGATCATTCGAAAGGAATATCGGTTCCGATTGCTGCAACAGCATTAGGTGCAAGAGTGATTGAAAAACATTTTACCCTTGATCGAACAATGGAAGGTCCAGATCATCTTGCTTCATTGGAGCCTGATGAATTAAAAGAAATGGTAAAAAGTATAAGAGAAGTAGAATTGGCATTAGGAACAGGAAAAAAAGAACCATCATTTATCGAGCTTGAAAACAGGAAAGCAGCTCGAAAAAGTTTAGTGGCTAAAAAATCAATTAAAGCTGGTGAAGTTTTTAATAAAGGCAATTTAACTATTAAACGACCTGGCAGCGGAATTCCTTCTAAATACTATTGGTCTTATATTGGAAAAATTTCTAAAAAATCATATAAAAAGGACGATTTAAT